GCCGAACACAATAAGAAGATTGTTATCGGTACTACCGGTTTTGATGAAGCGGGTCTGCAAGCCATTAAAGATGCAGCGCAAACCACGGCGGTGATTTTTGCGGCCAATTTCAGTGTCGGAGTTAATCTTTGTTTGAAGCTGTTAAAGCAAGCGGCAGAAGTGCTGAATGAAAACTATGATATTGAAGTCATTGAAGGTCACCACCGCCATAAGGTTGATGCGCCATCCGGTACAGCCTTGAGAATGGGTGAGGTGGTCGCTGAAACGCTGGGGCGCGATCTGAAAGAGTGTGCGGTTTATGGTCGTGAAGGCATTACCGGTGCGCGTGATCCGAATACCATCGGTTTTGCTACGGTGCGTGCCGGAGATATTGTCGGTGATCATACCGTATTGTTCGCTACCGAAGGCGAGCGTGTCGAGATTACTCATAAAGCCTCAAGCCGTATGACTTTTGCCATGGGCGCGGCGCGCTCTTGTAACTGGATCGCTGACAAAGACAAAGGCTTATTCGATATGCAGGATGTATTGAATCTGCGTTAAGGCTTTTCTTATTCAAAACAAAAAAAAGGCGCTTTATGGCGCCTTTTTTATTGGTCGATGATTCTCGCAGTTAAGTCATCATCTGTTCATGGACAACTTGATTGCGACCGAATTCTTTGGCGCGGTACAAGCTTTTATCGGCACGGTTGATAAATTCATCCAGCGATTCAATTTTTCCTTTAAACAGGGCGACACCAAATGAAGCGGTAATTGGCTTGATCGGTTTTTTCTCACCTTTTAAAGTTAAACGGCAGCTGGCGATTTTCTGACGAATCTGTTCTGCGCGCCGAGTAGCTTGTTCAATGCTGGTGTTTTTCATTAAAATGGCGAACTCTTCGCCACCATAGCGACAAACTGTTTCATTTTCCTCTGCTTCTTGGGTCATGATCTTGGCAAAGTAGCGAAGTACACTGTCGCCAACCGGATGGCCATAGGTATCGTTAAAGCTTTTAAAGTGATCAATGTCGGTCATAATCAAGCATAACGGCTGTTCGGTTTCGCTTTGCTCGATGCTTAAGTATTGTAGCGCCTTGTTAAAGGCTTTACGGTTGCCCACTTGAGTCAAGTCATCGGTATGCGCTTCGGCACGAGCTTGTTCAAGCTGTTTACGCAACAACTTAACCTGTTGGCTACTGCTTTGCAGGTCATCACAGATCTTATTGGTGTCGCTTTCCATCAGCTCTGTAACACTGCGGATATTCTGCGCCAGGTTTTCAATGTCATTGCCTTGCAGGTTAGGTACCGTTAAGTTGTCGGCATAGCTTTGCATGGTTTTCGAGTGTTGCGCCATGTTCTGTTTCAATACGTCCATTTGATGGGAAGTTTGTTGAACATGAGAGGCCACTGCCGCATCATATTGAGTTTGCGCGTGAGGTTCGTCTTTTTCAATATACTGTTCGTATAGACGTAAGCCTAATCTGTCAGGAAAGTGTTTACTGTTTCTGAGAAGGTCATTGATTTCCGCATTCAAATCGAGATTGCTGCCAAGAAAATATTCGTACCAGACTGTGTAGTTAATCGGTGTCGGGTTGATTTTGATTTGACTGAATTTTTCAGTGATGCTTTGATAGATATCACGAGATTTGTTTACAGGCTGACTGTATTGAATCATGCGGTAACCTCTGTTCAGGCTTAAAGAGTGTAATCCTGATGATGAATGAGAATTACATAATGCTTATATTATAAAGTATTCGAGGCAAGTTTTGATATAGGCATTTATCTAAATAATGTGAAAAAACGGGTAAAAATTCGGGTCTAAACGCTATATGTTGGGTTTGGTGTTTAAAATTAATTTATGGTGATATATTTGTCGAATGCATTAAGACATCTATGGTTGCTAAGTCTTTTAGTTAGCCTGATTGGCTGTAGTTCAACCACTGAGAGAAGTGAAAGCGCATCATTTGCGTTGCAATTGAAATCGACTGGTATTGATTTACAAGATTCTCAGCAAGTCCGAAATGAACTTTTGGCACAGTTTGATCTATGGCGGGGCGCGCCATATCAGTATGGCGGCACAAGTCTGCACGGCGTGGACTGTTCCGCCTATGTGCAAAATACCTTTGCCAACCGTTTGGGATTGATGTTGCCCAGGACTACCAGAACACAGATCAAGTTTGGGGTGCCTGTCGACAAAACCCAGCTGGAAGTGGGTGATGTGGTCTTTTTTAAGGTATCGAGAAATACTCTGCACAATGGTATTTATTTGGGGAAGGGAAAGTTTATGCATGCGTCTTCAAGCAAGGGAGTGACGATTTCATATCTGTCCAATCCTTATTGGCAAAAAACGTATCTGCATGCACGACGCTATTTTAACTAAACGGGATGTATCTTATCGACCGCATTGGTTTTAACTTGTCCAAACTGTTTTGGTCACCTTGTGGTTCTTGGGTAGTTTAATCAGTGGCTTTATTGCCCAGCGCGAATAAATCCGCTATTTGCCTGAATTTAAGCGCCATTTAATATAGACACGCTTGGCGAAATACAGTACAATCCGCGTATTAAATTTTTGCGACTGAAATTAAGCAGTTATTGGCAATTAACGGGGATTTTAGCGGGATGACACGGGTCATTTAGCATATTGGAAAACGGAGTGAGTTCTTTAACGGGACTGGCTCCGTTTTTTTATATACGCCCTTTAAAAAAATCGCCTCTTAGCTGTGATCCAGCATACTGCTTAATACTAGATTCATTGGATGGACATTACATGACACAGGCTTTGCTAGCATTAGAAGACGGTACATTATTTTGGGGTACCTCTCTGGGTGCGCAAGGGGAAACTGTTGGTGAGGTAGTATTTAATACCTCTTTGACAGGCTATCAGGAAATTCTGACAGACCCTTCGTACTTCAAACAAATCGTTACATTAACTTATCCGCATATCGGTAATGTTGGTGTTAATGAGGAAGATGAAGAATCGCCGCGTATTATGGCTCAGGGTCTGGTCATAAAAGATTGTCCTCCACTGATGAGCAACTTCCGCGCCCAGAAAACGCTACCGGATTATTTAACCGAACAGGGTGTGATTGCGATTGCCGATATCGATACCCGTAAGTTGACTCGAATCTTGCGTGACAAGGGGGCGCAATCCGGTGTGATTGTTGCCGGTGATAATATCGATGCAGAAGATGCAGTAGCCAAAGCCAAAGCATTCAGCGGTTTGAAAGGCATGGATCTTGCCAAGGAAGTCACCACGGCGGAAACCTATGAATGGACAGAAGGTTCTTGGCAGCTTGGTCAAGGCCACAAGGATTGCTCTGCAAACCAGCCCTATCATGTTGTAGCATTCGATTACGGTGTTAAACGTAATATCCTACGCATGCTGGCCGATCGTGGTTGTAAGTTGACGGTTGTACCCGCGAAAACGCCGGCTAAAGATGTGCTCGCACTGAACCCTGATGGTGTTTTCTTATCAAACGGTCCGGGTGATCCGGAACCATGTGATTATGCGATCAATGCAATTAAAGAAATTCTAGAAACAGATATCCCTGTGTTCGGTATCTGTTTAGGGCACCAGTTATTGGCTTTGGCCAGCGGTGCCAAAACGGTGAAAATGAAATTCGGTCATCACGGTGCTAACCATCCAGTACAGGATAGCGAATCTCAACAGGTCATGATTACTTCTCAGAACCACGGTTTTGCGGTAGATGAAGCCAGCTTGCCAGCGACTTTGAAAGCCACTCATAAATCATTGTTTGATGGTTCCCTACAGGGAATCTCACGTACCGATAAATCGGCATTCAGCTTCCAGGGGCATCCAGAAGCGAGCCCAGGTCCTCATGATGTTGCGCCATTGTTCGATCAGTTTATCGACAATATCAAAAGCGCCAAGAAAGCTTAATAATAGGAATTAGCAATGCCAAAAAGAACAGACTTAAAAAGTATTATGATTATTGGTGCCGGTCCTATTATTATCGGGCAGGCATGTGAATTTGACTATTCTGGTGTTCAGGCCTGTAAGGCACTGAAAGAAGAGGGTTACCGTGTTATTTTGGTGAACTCTAACCCAGCGACCATTATGACCGATCCAGAACTGGCCGATGCCACTTATATCGAGCCAATCGAGTGGAAAACCGTTGCCTCTATCATCGCCAAGGAAAAGCCGGATGCGATCCTGCCGACCATGGGGGGGCAGACGGCACTGAACTGTGCGTTGGATCTACACGATAATGGCGTTTTGGCAGAACATGGTGTTGAGCTGATCGGTGCCAATGCCGATGCGATCGATAAAGCTGAAAACCGTGACCGTTTCCGTCAGGCAATGACCAAGATCGGTTTGGATATGCCGGTTTCTGATGTGGCTTCAAATATGGAAGAAGCTTGGGCGATTCAAGAACGTGTCGGTTTCCCGACTATTATCCGTCCATCATTCACCTTGGGGGGATCCGGTGGTGGTATCGCCTATAACAAAGCCGAATTCGAACAGATCTGTAAGTTTGGTCTAGATCTTTCACCAACTAATGAGTTATTGATTGAAGAATCGATTCTGGGTTGGAAAGAGTATGAAATGGAAGTTATCCGTGATAAGAAAGATAACGCCATTATTATTTGCTCGATTGAAAACCTTGACCCAATGGGTGTGCATACCGGTGACTCTATCACTGTGGCGCCGGCACAGACATTGACTGATAAAGAATATCAAATCATGCGTAACGCCTCCTTGGCGGTATTGCGTGAAATCGGTGTCGAAACCGGTGGTTCGAATGTACAGTTCTCGGTAAACCCTGAGACCGGTCGTATGATCATTATCGAGATGAATCCGCGAGTATCGCGTTCATCGGCCTTAGCTTCAAAAGCGACAGGTTTCCCGATTGCCAAGGTCGCTGCAAAATTGGCAGTAGGTTATACCCTGGATGAATTGAAAAACGATATTACTAACGGTGCGACACCTGCATCGTTTGAACCGACGATCGACTATGTTGTCACTAAGATTCCTCGTTTCACATTCGAGAAATTCCCGCAAGCACAGCAGCGTCTGTCGACTCAGATGAAGTCGGTCGGTGAGGTGATGGCGATGGGTCGTAATTTCCAGGAATCTTTGCAAAAAGCGTTGCGTGGACTGGAAACGGACAAGAACGGTTTTGATGAAATCATCCCTGTTGAGATGGATGAAAAAGACATCAAGGATACTTTACGTCGTGAATTGCGCGATGTTGGGCCTGAGCGTCTATGGTATGTGGCGGATGCGTTCCGTGCCGGTTGGGATATCGAAGCGGTATTTGATGCATCGAAAATCGATCCTTGGTTCCTGGCGCAGATTAAAGAGCTTATCGACATGGAAGATGAGCTGAAACAGCGTGGTTTGGATGCCTTGGATGAAACTTATCTGCGTCAGTTGAAGCGCAAAGGTTTCTCAGATAACCGTCTTGCCAAACTGTTGAATACCGATGCGGCGTTTATCCGCAAGTTCCGTCATACCTTGAATGTACGCCCGGTGTTCAAGCGTGTTGATACCTGTGCGGCGGAATTCGAGACATCGACTGCTTATATGTATTCATCATACGATGAAGAGTGTGAAGCGAATCCGTCGGATAAAGACAAGATCATGGTATTGGGTGGTGGTCCAAACCGTATCGGTCAAGGTATCGAGTTTGATTACTGTTGTGTTCACGCTGCCATGGCGATGCGTGAAGACGGTTATGAAACCATTATGGTTAACTGTAACCCGGAAACGGTTTCTACCGATTACGATATTTCGGATCGTCTTTATTTCGAGCCGTTAACGCTGGAAGACGTATTGGAAATCGTTGAAGTCGAACAGCCAAAAGGTGTGATCGTCCAGTACGGTGGGCAAACGCCGTTGAAACTGGCTGAAGATCTTGAAGCGGCGGGTGTACCGATTGTCGGTACTTCACCGGAGTCAATCGATTTGGCGGAAGACCGTGAGCGTTTCCAGAAAATTCTGCAAGACAATGATTTGTTGCAGCCACCTAACCGCACGGCAACCAGTGTTGAGCAGGCGGTAACGCTGGCTAACGAAATCGGTTATCCGCTAGTGGTACGCCCATCTTATGTATTGGGTGGTCGTGGTATGGAAATCGTTTACGGTGAAGCGGATCTGGTTCGCTACATGAAAGCGGCGATTGGTGTATCGAATGATTCTCCTGTATTGCTGGATCGTTTCCTGGATGATGCGGTTGAGCTGGATGTCGATGCGGTTTGCGACGGTGAACAGGTGGTTATCGGCGGGATTATGGAACACATCGAACAGGCCGGTATCCATTCGGGTGACTCGGCCTGTTCATTGCCTCCTTACAGTATTTCTGCCGATGTACAGGATCGTGTCCGTGTTCAGGTTGAGAAAATGGCGAAGGCGTTGGGTGTTGTCGGTTTGATGAACACTCAGTTCGCGATCAAAGGTGATGATATTTACGTGCTAGAGGTTAACCCTCGTGCTTCACGTACCGTACCGTTTGTCTCTAAAGCGATCGGTCAGCCGTTGGCGAAAATCGCGGCGCGTTGCATGGTTGGGCAGAAGTTGGCGGATCAAGGCTTTACTGCGGAAGTTAAGCCGGAACATTTTTCGGTAAAAGAAGCGGTATTCCCGTTCATCAAGTTCCTGGGTGTTGACCCGATTCTTGGGCCGGAAATGAAGTCGACCGGTGAGGTGATGGGTATTGGTGAAAACTTTGCCCAAGCTTATGCCAAAGCGCAGTTGGCGGGTGGCACTGTATTGCCTCGTTCAGGTAAAGCGTTCTTATCGGTGCGTAAAGCAGACAGAGTACGTGTCGTCGATCTGGCCAAGCAGCTGATTGCTCGCGGTTTCGAAATCGTGGCAACTCGTGGTACCGCCACTTCGTTAATTGAAGCCGGCATTGAATGTGAAACGGTGAACAAGGTGACGGAAGGGCGTCCGAATATTGTCGACTCAATCGTCAATGAAGAGATTGCGTTGATTGTCAACACTTCTGACGGTTCGGTCAGTATTCAGGATTCATCGAGCATCCGTCGAGAAGCTTTGATGCATAAGACCTGTTATACCACAACCATTGCAGCCGGTTTCGCGATGGTTGCAGCAATGGATTATCTTGATGACCAGCCAGTGAATTGTTTGCAAAACGTTCACTAAAATTGGTACATTGAGTAAAAAGCGCCAAAGTTCATTCTGAGCTTTGGCGTTTTGATTTCTGATAGAAAAAATATAAAAGCGCTAGGTACTATGCAGGGTCATAGTGCTGGCTATGTTTGAGTTAGCGACACAACAAAGGTTGAAGTGTATGCAAAAACATCCAATGACAAAAGAAGGTGCTGATGCACTGCAAGCGGAATTGAATAAACTAAAAAAAGAAGAGCGCCCGCGTATTTCCGAAGCAATTGCCGTCGCCCGTGACCACGGTGATTTGAAAGAAAATGCCGAGTATCATGCTGCGCGTGAAGAGCAGGGCTTAGTTGAAGCGCGTATTAATCAGATTGAGCACATTTTATCGTTGGCGCAAGTGATTGATATCACCAAGTTACCGCAAACCGGAAAGATCGTATTTGGTTCTACGGTAACGGTGGTTAACTTGGATACCGATGATGAAATCACCTATAAGATTGTCGGTAATGAAGAATCTGATATCAAAGCCAATAAGATCTCGGTCAACTCTCCAATTGCGCGTGCTTTGGTCGGCAAGGAAGAGGGCGACGAGGTTGTGGTCCAGGCGCCAGGCGGAAATATTGACTATGAGATTGTTGAGGTTCAATATATCTGATAGTCGATAACAGAGAGCCAAGCGTTTAGAGAGCTAGGCTCTTTTGATATGGCGGTCAAATAAGCCGAAGTTTAGCTTCGGCTTTTTTGTTTCTGGTGATCATAAGCTAACAGATGGCAAGGTGATACGGATGATAAAAAATACCTGTTTTTATTGGCAAGCGCAGTTTAAAGTCTCTCTGATTTTAGCGCTGCTATTGATGGTGCTCGGTTATGTGGTTACGCCGATTTTATTTGCCAGTTTTAATGAACGCCAGGCCGGTGAGTTTGCCGCTGTTTTGTTTAATCTGATAGCAGTGGTGACTGTCCTGCTATTGTTAGGATTGTTGGTTATCGCCTTTAAGCTTCGATTGGTTTCACTTAAAACGCATTGGTCTGCGGGGTTGGCTTTTATGCTAATGCTCAGCTTACTGTTTTATTTTGCGCCGGAAATGGCTTCGATCAAAGTACAAAATTCCATGCAAAATTTAAGGGAATCGCTTGACTGGCCTAGGTTTGCCGCTTTGCATGGAATTTACCAGTTAGGCTATCTTGTTGTTATTGCTATGTTAATTTTGCAAACCTGGCAAAGTCGTAAAATGATTGAAAAAAGCTGTGCCTAGGGATAAAAAATATTTATAAGCATTTGCTTATTTTCTAACCCCTTTAGGCTTGCAATTTGTTGCGAAAAACGTCAGAATTGAATGGTTAAACGACAAATTAAAACCTCGGAGTTTATTTTAATGAAACAGTTAACACTAAAAGCATTATTCATTTCTGCTATCGCGGCAATGTCTATGAACACACAAGCAGCAGACGATGTATACGGTCAGTGTATCGCTGATGCTGAAACAGTAATTTCAGTAGCTAAGAAAGATGGCGGTACAGCTGCACGTGAAGTTGAGCAGAAAACAGATGTAGCTCAATGTATGGCTGAGCTAGCTAAGATTGAAGCTAAATACGGTGACAAAACTGTTGCTAGAAACCCATCTTCAGTAATGACTCCAGAAGATCGTGCAGCTTGGGCTAAGCTTTTCGACGCTATCGATGCTAAGCAGTACAAAGGTGTTCCATACCTACAGGCTGTATACTACCGTTAATTGGTGGCTATTTAGTCTAAGAAAAAACCGGCTCTTAGCCGGTTTTTTTGTTTATAAGGAATTTTATTATGACGCACAATCTTTTTCAGTCTGTTTATGACTGCTTGATGGAACCGGATATTGACCGCAAAATGCAACAGCTATCGGAACTGTTGAATCTCTGGTCGGAGCAACAATTCAGTTTCGATAAGCTCGATGTGATTCATCGCATTGCCGAACCTGGCAGACCGGAAAAGCCGATTTTGGTGTCGCCAAAAGATTTACCGCGCCGTCGCTTAGGCTCCGAGGAAGGCCATGCGGCTTTAATGCATTCGATTGCGCATATCGAATTCAACGCCATCAATCTCGCGCTTGATGCGGTTTATCGTTTTCAGGATATGCCTGAACGGTATTATGGTGATTGGTTGGGCGTGGCTGGTGAGGAATCGTTTCATTTTCAGATGATTCGTGAACATCTGGCGCATCTTGGCTATGAATACGGAGATTTTCCGGCCCATAACGGGCTTTGGCAAACCACCTATGAAACCGATCATGACCCGCTGGTACGCATGGCGTTAGTGCCCAGAACATTGGAAGCGCGAGGTTTGGATGTGACGCCGCCAATGATCAATAAATTACGTTCTATCGGTGATAAGCGCGGCGTGGAAATTCTAAAAATTCTGCTGCGAGATGAAATCGGTCATGTCGAAGTCGGTACTCGCTGGTTCCGCTATCTATGCGAGCAACAGAACCTGAATCCTTTTCAGCAGTTCCAGCATATTATCGAGCACTATTATCATGGTGATCTGAATGGCCCTTTTAATTATGAGGCGCGTCAGCAGGCCGGTTTTTCCGATGATGAAATTGCCTGGTTGAAAACACTGTAATGAGAGAGAGTCAAAGCTCAACCTTACTGAGCGATAAGCAGCGACAACGTATTCAATTGCGCCATAAGCATTCAATCGAACGCTTTGGTTATAGTGCGCAGGCGTTGCTTTGGAGCAGTAAAGAGGTGCAGTTCAAGCGCTTTGAGGTGTTGTCTCAGGTCTTGGCAGAGGGTGGCGATACCGTTTCCGTACTCGATGTCGGTTGTGGTTTTGCCGATCTGTATGATTATTTGCTTGCGCAAGGATTCGCAATCGATTATCAAGGCATAGATTTATCGGCGGATATGGTACAAAGCGCCAAGTTCCAGCATAAAACCATCAAGGTCGAGCAGGGCGACCTATTCGATTTCAATCCTGCAGAGCAAAGTTACGATTATATATTGCTATCCGGTGCTTTGAATGAGGTGGTTGAATCCACAACTGAACAAGAGACCGAATCAAGCGGTGAATATGCCAAAGCGGTGATTAAGCGAATGTACCAGAGCTGTCGCAAAGCGGTAGCGTTTAATCTGTTGGATGCTCGCCATGAATGGATTAGGTCACGCGTTGATCTACAAAGTTTTAAACCGGAAGAAATTGTCGAGTATTGCCGGATTTTTGCTGATAAAGTCACTTGGCAGGACGATTATCTGGATAATGATTTTACGGTATTTCTTTATAAGGATTGAATCACTATGATACGTTTGGGTGTGGATTTAGGCGGCACTAAAATAGAAATCATCGCTTTATTAGTCGATGAATCGCAGCCATTGCACAAAGCCCAAGAGGTGTATCGCAAACGTATCGATACGCCGCAAGGTGATTATCGGGCAACGCTGAACGCCATTACTCAACTGGTTTTGCAAGCCGAACGTGATCTGCATAACCATGATGAGTTCGATATGAAAGGGATGCAGACGCGAATCGGTATCGGTATTCCCGGAGCCATCTCATCGAAAACCGGTCTGATTAAAAACGCCAACTCGGTCTGTTTGATTGGTCAGGATTTACAGGGCGATTTGCAACGAAGTTTGCGCCAGACGGTACGCCTGGCGAATGATGCCAACTGTTTTACCCTATCAGAGGCCACCGATGGTGCCGCGCAAGGGTTTAATAGTGTATTCGGTGTCATTATAGGTACCGGTTGCGGTGGTGGCATGGTGCTCAATGGTGAGATTCTCAATGGTGCCAATGCCATCGGTGGAGAATGGGGGCATAACCCGTTGCCTTGGGCAACAGCAGACGATACTCCTTTAGAGTGTTACTGTGGGCTCAAGGGCTGTTTGGAGACCTATGTGTCCGGCTCGGGTTTGCAACGTCATTACCAACAGCGTCAAAACCAGTCTTTAAATGCCAAGCAGATCGAGCAATTGGCTCTGGATGGTGATGAGCACGCCAATCAGCTGTTAGAGGACTATTGCGTTTGGCTGGCAAAAGGTCTGGCGAGCGTGGTCAATATTTATGATCCGGAAGTTATTGTACTTGGCGGCGGCATGTCGAATCTGGATCTGATTTATCAGCGTGTGCCGCATATCTGGCAGCAGTGGATATTTAGTGATGAGGTCAATACTTTATTGAAGCCGCCGATGTATGGCGACTCCAGTGGTGTCAGGGGAGCCGCCTGGTTGTAGAGCGGATTACTGTTTTTCGCTATCGGCAGTATTATCACTGCGCTTGTAACCGTAAATCATCGCTCTGGGCAGGTTCTGTTTTTCATGTACGCTGCTAAATAGCACTCCAGCAATATGCAGCAATACCAGAAATACGCTGAAGTTGGCAAACAACTCGTGGATTTCTTCGAGCCATTCGTTTTCATCGTCTTCTTTGCCCTTATGTTCTTCATGCTCATCGTCATCCGCTTGCGCATCGCTGATCAGGTTCGGCGCTTGTAATTCGAGAGTTTTAATCGAAGCCAAAGGCCCGTGACCTTGTTCTCCGTAAACCATTAACCCGGTCACCCCCGTTACGCTAATGCTGCTTAATAGAGCAATGACCATCCAACCCCCCAGCGGGTTATGTCCTATGTAGTGTTTGGCTGTGCCCCCAAGTACACTTTTGGCGTAATTGATGGTGGTTGTTGGAGAATAGATAAATTGACTGAAACGGGCATATTTCGAACCGATGAGCCCCCAAATAAGCCGTAATGTGATTAAGCTCAAAATCACATAACCGGAATAAGCATGAATCTCGTCCCATTCGTCACCACTGAGGTAGGAGATTACAAAAAATGTCACTAGGGACCAGTGAAAGGTTCTCACAAATAGATCCCAAACCTTAACTTGATTGTCAGCTGTCATTTCAGTTCTCCTTTTAACAAAGACGGTTGGCCTAACCCGCAGATAATAGATAGTTTTGTAGAACATAGCCGGTTAAAAAAGCCAAGCTGGCAGCACTGCCACCGGTCAGCAAGGTTTTGATACCGGATTTGAAGATTGGTTGGTGGACATAAAAGCCTTTGACGCTGCCAATCATAAAAAACATCATTGCCGCCAATAAGGAGCTGTAGAGAAATTGCATATGGATATTTAAACTGGTGATAAACAGCGGTATAAGTGGAATGGTTCCGACCATGACAAACGCGATGAAAGTCGCCAGGGCGGCTTGTCTGGGGGATTTATCAACGGCTTGTAAGCCATACTCTTCGCGCAGCATGGTTTCGATCCAAAGGTTATCATCGGCGGTAATGGTTGCGACAATTTCTTCCAATT
Above is a window of Thiomicrorhabdus sediminis DNA encoding:
- a CDS encoding ROK family protein — protein: MIRLGVDLGGTKIEIIALLVDESQPLHKAQEVYRKRIDTPQGDYRATLNAITQLVLQAERDLHNHDEFDMKGMQTRIGIGIPGAISSKTGLIKNANSVCLIGQDLQGDLQRSLRQTVRLANDANCFTLSEATDGAAQGFNSVFGVIIGTGCGGGMVLNGEILNGANAIGGEWGHNPLPWATADDTPLECYCGLKGCLETYVSGSGLQRHYQQRQNQSLNAKQIEQLALDGDEHANQLLEDYCVWLAKGLASVVNIYDPEVIVLGGGMSNLDLIYQRVPHIWQQWIFSDEVNTLLKPPMYGDSSGVRGAAWL
- a CDS encoding VIT1/CCC1 transporter family protein; this translates as MNDKKRTPELEHSHKPEAVAQRLQNTSADNVFSDAVLGGIDGCVTTFAIVSAAVGAGFSATVAIILGFANLIADGFSMAVSNYEAHQAKQQYREHLKKTEAQHIKLIPEGEKEEVRQIYAQKGFSGNQLEEIVATITADDNLWIETMLREEYGLQAVDKSPRQAALATFIAFVMVGTIPLIPLFITSLNIHMQFLYSSLLAAMMFFMIGSVKGFYVHQPIFKSGIKTLLTGGSAASLAFLTGYVLQNYLLSAG
- a CDS encoding cytochrome b/b6 domain-containing protein — protein: MTADNQVKVWDLFVRTFHWSLVTFFVISYLSGDEWDEIHAYSGYVILSLITLRLIWGLIGSKYARFSQFIYSPTTTINYAKSVLGGTAKHYIGHNPLGGWMVIALLSSISVTGVTGLMVYGEQGHGPLASIKTLELQAPNLISDAQADDDEHEEHKGKEDDENEWLEEIHELFANFSVFLVLLHIAGVLFSSVHEKQNLPRAMIYGYKRSDNTADSEKQ